Proteins found in one Helicobacter kayseriensis genomic segment:
- a CDS encoding DUF2018 family protein yields MFDELFEGDPILKWKEIIFHANPSVVADELERLLEEIAKAELEKEGEEINLENLKQMKQDLAIQSMGNILSQNE; encoded by the coding sequence ATGTTTGATGAGCTATTTGAAGGAGATCCTATTTTAAAATGGAAGGAAATTATCTTTCATGCCAATCCTTCTGTTGTTGCAGATGAATTAGAAAGACTTTTGGAGGAAATTGCAAAAGCGGAATTAGAAAAAGAGGGAGAAGAGATCAATCTAGAAAATCTTAAACAGATGAAACAGGATTTAGCCATTCAATCTATGGGTAACATTCTTAGTCAAAATGAATAA
- a CDS encoding autotransporter outer membrane beta-barrel domain-containing protein, with protein sequence MRRKILISCIASTLVLGANAEKEYQVDFTSNSGSYKKPDFSLGLQNDKDYLWNQSDGSFILNSVFPSPKKEVEKGLLPNVTATFKSDQNNYGILTLKTFSFTNAPTGASSIKAPTKEDADQKKLVSSLLKIDNDSSQGFREFVLGGGGNINILSGANLAIENFTQTTLQGTINVNAGGISKDTASYGYLNSSLKIDSQKDYATLTMKASLNLVTNNGNERTQERPESLFEANLKGNISWEGYTSIANQAKMNLTAGNSLKISSTISISPQEMKKITQDSLGNQSVAQEDRVKQTNLSLKAPKIELSGRIDVGLNAKSLETREREIDGIKIVEISQLPSDIGSIAEISADIKYKQSSSSSGTKPTGWTEVTKAQFIQTSGGQINVGKNSEVKITAINNKPSDSAKIFDDEDPYAITLSNITIQDQEKGNKILNLDVQAQLRETQEPKKETVALSEGAGKVLLQGKISLGENANAKIQAYDGIALHKDSSFALSQDSVLWLSVGERNISLENQGKIEATGGAFVLGETYKGTTQMESSLKNTGTILISNSMRQTSSSSSEHPVWPPEDQEETKTLNPSGLFLLGQKNTLDNQGSLIFDGFGNLTTMTSLQDQTSRNLEISNSLGKKGSIDVRGSSNTIASGGDLIISSQDISIRSKTVEEGEGDDKKNVTYEGELILRSNSQDPASRIVLGKEKPESGRDRVSVTGGTLRIESQHAGVDSYNLRLVDTTLDLTKLSRWEKDGGVIGGGGTFTNKRNLELGGNVSILVANEQGAFVNGEYQGKVANFASDLPTMKVRGENAIYYPDDASKTQGTFSFDNHANLLLQSSVVLKIGGDFNNNGSVIFDADQFGVGSIKASGKIIFDMTNHQGSENTVNPLIAIKHTNFYSLSLDRVYVLLESQDQIRYRVGNLIIDPSDGSDSSQRPRAQAKEGDESTLTYAKQQEYLKTEIENFLNGTGAYEGNENKVGIFLNGVAYVDTTKVGFSVVRSSAVSQIQSNSSPTGVIDQYLDILAGSDGQISSNKTQDMIHAITSSDSRAMEVLNNALESKNSLELEILKNMGSYDTPSLIQMADSIKQAMQAVVDIEKPLMEDFQKMQIVREIAVQNRMMRFSNPYVAEIELARYIQNLSKNRYAQAQQDIQSDVENPALPSYTPQDIDPFSYKHNFWASAISSTTKESINTSALYGMSAGYEYMPIANVLLGVYMAYGYSDFKSSALKNNAHNIDVSIYTRLYYGGSEVDLTLGYVQSINSASIQNNRSSLEQKLDFKSNAFDFSLRYGYIFKIPTIKGLFIKPQGTYSIYGVNIPTLNGVADSPLVYEGQLRGGMIFNLGAEIRQYVSAYSFLYLLPSFEYNLMNKNEGVVYFSGATNKLQYSSQGQAKGLFSIYAGGEGYISPDFSMNLSAGYKAGLDKEEHNISISAGFKYKF encoded by the coding sequence ATGAGAAGAAAAATTTTGATTTCTTGTATTGCATCAACACTTGTTTTGGGAGCAAATGCAGAGAAAGAATATCAGGTGGATTTTACGAGCAATTCTGGATCTTATAAAAAACCTGATTTTTCTTTAGGGTTGCAAAATGATAAAGATTATTTATGGAATCAAAGCGATGGGAGCTTTATTCTAAATAGCGTTTTTCCTTCGCCCAAAAAAGAAGTAGAGAAGGGATTGCTTCCCAATGTGACAGCTACCTTTAAATCTGATCAGAATAATTATGGAATCTTGACACTTAAAACTTTTTCTTTCACAAACGCCCCCACTGGAGCAAGTTCAATCAAAGCTCCGACCAAAGAAGATGCAGATCAAAAAAAGCTTGTCTCATCATTACTTAAAATTGACAATGATTCCTCTCAAGGCTTTCGAGAATTTGTTTTGGGTGGAGGGGGAAATATCAATATCTTAAGCGGTGCAAATTTGGCGATTGAAAATTTCACGCAAACCACCCTTCAAGGAACGATCAATGTTAATGCGGGAGGGATTTCTAAAGACACTGCTTCTTATGGTTATCTCAACTCTTCTTTAAAGATTGATTCGCAAAAAGATTATGCAACTCTTACGATGAAGGCTAGTCTTAATCTTGTGACAAACAATGGCAATGAACGCACGCAAGAGAGGCCAGAATCTCTTTTTGAAGCAAATCTTAAGGGCAATATTTCTTGGGAGGGATACACCTCTATTGCCAATCAAGCCAAAATGAATCTCACTGCAGGAAACTCTCTTAAAATTTCATCAACAATCAGCATTTCTCCTCAGGAAATGAAAAAAATCACACAAGATTCGTTAGGCAATCAAAGTGTTGCTCAAGAGGATCGTGTCAAGCAAACCAACCTTTCACTCAAAGCCCCAAAGATAGAATTAAGTGGAAGAATTGATGTGGGCTTAAATGCAAAATCTTTAGAAACAAGAGAGCGTGAAATTGATGGGATTAAAATCGTAGAAATCTCACAACTTCCCAGTGATATTGGATCGATTGCTGAAATTTCTGCAGATATTAAATACAAGCAATCTTCTTCTAGTTCTGGGACAAAACCTACGGGTTGGACAGAGGTAACAAAGGCTCAATTTATCCAAACAAGTGGCGGGCAGATCAATGTCGGGAAAAATTCCGAAGTCAAAATCACTGCAATCAACAATAAGCCCTCAGATTCTGCAAAGATTTTTGATGATGAAGATCCTTATGCGATCACGCTTTCAAATATCACAATCCAAGATCAAGAAAAGGGAAATAAAATCCTAAATCTTGATGTCCAAGCTCAGTTGAGGGAAACTCAGGAACCAAAAAAAGAAACGGTTGCATTGAGCGAAGGAGCAGGTAAGGTTTTATTGCAAGGGAAAATTAGTCTAGGAGAAAATGCCAATGCTAAGATTCAAGCCTATGATGGTATCGCACTGCATAAAGATTCAAGCTTCGCTCTTTCACAAGATTCTGTGCTTTGGCTCTCTGTAGGAGAGAGGAATATTTCTCTTGAAAATCAAGGAAAGATTGAAGCTACGGGCGGGGCTTTTGTTTTGGGTGAGACCTATAAAGGAACGACGCAAATGGAATCGAGCCTAAAAAATACAGGGACGATTTTGATTTCTAACTCGATGCGTCAGACTTCATCTAGCTCTTCTGAGCATCCTGTTTGGCCACCAGAGGATCAAGAAGAGACCAAGACACTTAATCCATCTGGACTTTTTCTGCTTGGACAAAAAAATACTTTAGATAATCAAGGAAGCCTGATTTTTGATGGCTTTGGAAATCTCACAACAATGACTTCTCTTCAAGATCAAACTTCAAGAAATCTAGAGATTTCAAATTCTTTAGGCAAAAAGGGAAGCATTGATGTGAGAGGATCAAGCAATACGATTGCATCAGGTGGCGATCTGATCATCTCTTCGCAAGATATTTCTATTCGCTCTAAAACTGTGGAAGAGGGGGAGGGCGATGATAAAAAGAATGTAACCTATGAGGGAGAATTGATTTTAAGATCAAATAGCCAAGATCCTGCAAGTAGGATTGTTTTGGGAAAAGAGAAGCCCGAATCGGGTAGAGATCGTGTAAGTGTAACAGGTGGGACACTTCGCATCGAAAGTCAGCATGCTGGGGTAGATTCTTATAATCTTAGATTGGTTGATACTACATTAGATCTTACAAAACTCTCTCGCTGGGAAAAAGATGGCGGGGTTATTGGAGGTGGAGGAACTTTTACCAATAAGAGAAACTTAGAACTTGGGGGAAATGTTTCAATCTTAGTTGCAAATGAACAAGGCGCTTTTGTCAATGGAGAATATCAAGGAAAAGTTGCAAATTTTGCATCAGATTTGCCGACAATGAAAGTTCGCGGTGAAAATGCGATTTATTATCCTGATGATGCAAGCAAAACACAGGGGACTTTCAGCTTTGATAATCATGCCAATCTCTTGCTTCAATCTAGTGTTGTGTTGAAGATTGGAGGAGATTTTAACAACAATGGTTCAGTCATTTTTGATGCAGATCAATTTGGTGTGGGGTCGATTAAGGCTAGTGGAAAAATTATTTTTGATATGACCAATCATCAAGGCAGTGAAAATACGGTTAATCCACTTATTGCTATAAAACATACAAATTTTTATTCACTTTCTTTAGATCGTGTTTATGTTTTGCTTGAGAGTCAAGATCAGATTCGATACCGTGTAGGAAATCTTATTATTGATCCTAGTGATGGTAGTGACTCTTCTCAGCGCCCTAGAGCCCAAGCAAAAGAAGGTGATGAGAGTACATTAACTTATGCCAAACAACAAGAATATCTGAAAACGGAGATTGAAAATTTTCTTAACGGAACAGGTGCTTATGAAGGAAATGAAAATAAGGTCGGAATTTTCCTTAATGGTGTTGCATATGTAGATACAACAAAAGTCGGTTTTTCTGTTGTAAGAAGCAGTGCAGTTTCTCAAATCCAAAGTAATAGCAGTCCAACTGGAGTTATTGATCAGTATCTTGACATTCTTGCAGGATCAGATGGGCAAATATCATCCAATAAGACCCAAGATATGATCCATGCTATTACTTCAAGTGATTCTAGAGCAATGGAAGTTCTTAATAATGCTTTGGAATCCAAGAATTCTTTGGAACTTGAAATTTTAAAAAATATGGGTTCATATGATACACCAAGCCTCATTCAAATGGCGGATTCGATCAAACAAGCAATGCAAGCAGTGGTTGATATTGAAAAACCCCTAATGGAAGATTTTCAAAAAATGCAAATTGTACGAGAGATTGCTGTGCAAAATCGAATGATGCGTTTTTCTAATCCTTATGTTGCTGAGATTGAGTTGGCAAGATATATCCAAAATTTGAGCAAAAATCGCTATGCGCAAGCTCAACAAGATATACAAAGTGATGTAGAAAACCCTGCTTTGCCTTCTTATACTCCTCAAGACATAGATCCTTTTTCATATAAGCATAATTTTTGGGCTTCAGCAATTTCTTCTACAACAAAAGAAAGTATCAACACTTCAGCGCTTTATGGGATGAGTGCAGGATATGAATATATGCCGATTGCCAATGTGTTGCTTGGAGTTTATATGGCTTATGGCTATTCTGACTTTAAGAGTTCTGCGCTTAAAAATAATGCCCACAATATTGATGTAAGTATTTATACACGCCTTTATTATGGAGGATCAGAGGTTGATCTGACATTGGGATATGTTCAATCAATCAATAGTGCATCAATTCAAAATAATCGCTCTTCACTTGAGCAAAAGTTAGATTTTAAGTCTAATGCATTTGATTTTAGCTTGAGATATGGATATATCTTCAAGATTCCAACAATCAAGGGTCTTTTTATTAAACCTCAAGGGACTTATAGTATCTATGGCGTAAATATTCCCACATTAAATGGTGTTGCAGATTCTCCGCTTGTTTATGAGGGGCAATTGAGGGGGGGAATGATCTTTAATCTTGGAGCTGAGATTAGACAATATGTGTCTGCTTATTCATTTCTTTATCTTCTTCCAAGCTTTGAATACAATCTGATGAATAAAAATGAAGGGGTTGTTTATTTTTCTGGTGCGACAAACAAACTCCAGTATTCTTCGCAAGGGCAGGCAAAAGGATTATTCTCTATTTATGCTGGAGGAGAAGGGTATATCAGTCCAGATTTTTCTATGAATCTCAGTGCTGGATATAAAGCTGGATTGGATAAAGAGGAGCACAATATCAGTATTAGTGCGGGATTTAAATATAAGTTTTAG
- the pyrC gene encoding dihydroorotase: MGDIITIKNPLDMHLHLREGEILEAVFPYTYERFIGGVVMPNLSIPISNTQLALDYQHTLKTLNPSFLPLIALYLTDTLTQAELHKAHHHGLKILKLYPKGATTNSQNGVSEILNPHTLELLEEAQKLEMILSIHAESNGYSLDREYEFLPIIEELASSFPKLKIIIEHLSDHRSIEVLEKHANLFATLTLHHITLSLDDMLGGGLKPHLFCKPILKTPKDRDTLLSLALQAHPKISFGSDSAPHLESKKLSPSGSAGIFSAPMLLEQLCELFEKHNALENLQAFVSDNAIKNYNLDIKSEKTITLQKKSQSIPLEISLQQDRIIPLNAGMSCNWKII, encoded by the coding sequence ATGGGAGATATCATTACGATTAAAAACCCTCTTGATATGCATTTGCATCTACGAGAAGGAGAAATTTTAGAAGCTGTGTTTCCTTACACTTATGAGCGTTTTATAGGGGGAGTTGTGATGCCCAATCTCTCCATTCCAATCAGTAACACTCAGCTTGCATTGGATTACCAACATACACTCAAAACACTCAATCCTTCTTTTTTGCCACTAATCGCTCTATACCTAACCGATACCCTCACTCAAGCAGAACTACACAAAGCCCATCATCATGGACTCAAAATTTTAAAGCTTTACCCAAAGGGAGCAACGACTAATTCCCAAAATGGAGTAAGCGAGATCTTAAACCCACACACATTGGAATTATTAGAAGAAGCACAAAAACTTGAGATGATTCTAAGTATTCACGCAGAAAGCAATGGCTATAGCCTAGATCGCGAGTATGAATTTTTACCCATCATCGAAGAGCTTGCAAGCAGTTTTCCAAAACTCAAAATCATCATCGAGCATCTCAGCGATCATCGCAGTATTGAAGTGTTAGAAAAGCACGCCAATCTCTTTGCTACGCTTACTTTGCACCACATAACTCTCTCTTTAGATGATATGCTTGGAGGAGGATTGAAACCTCACTTATTTTGTAAGCCTATCCTTAAAACTCCAAAGGATCGAGATACACTCCTCTCTCTTGCCCTCCAAGCTCATCCTAAGATCAGCTTTGGATCTGATAGTGCCCCCCACCTAGAAAGCAAAAAATTATCTCCTTCAGGAAGTGCAGGAATTTTTTCTGCACCTATGCTTTTAGAGCAACTCTGCGAACTTTTTGAAAAACACAATGCTTTGGAAAATTTACAAGCTTTTGTTAGTGATAATGCAATCAAAAACTATAATCTTGATATTAAGTCTGAAAAAACTATTACTCTGCAAAAGAAATCACAAAGCATTCCTTTAGAAATTTCTCTCCAACAAGATCGCATTATTCCACTTAATGCGGGGATGTCTTGCAACTGGAAAATCATTTAA
- a CDS encoding replicative DNA helicase encodes MENLGLHNIERSVLATIFFNPDTFEDVSSVLQTKDFHDPFLKMIFEAMQKQHEAQKPIDPDLLLPLLSQNKIFNEEEFLSILALAPLVNLEFYLQEIRNASLKRSLYAMANNIAQSSQDQNKDAQEVLEEAERELYELSSHGELKDFRQSEEIVQSTLSLIQDIKARGNNLLIGLNTGFAELNRITTGFNPGELIIIGARPSMGKTTFVLNMVQKFLVSGKGVAFFSLEMQAEHLMLRMLSSSTSIPLQRLRVGDLSSEEWSNLSQTSDHTAKLPLYIDDNSFVSITQLRSKMRKLKSKQPDLGVCIVDYLQLMSGSKKGGGEAKRQEEISEISRGLKILARELEIPIIALSQLNRMLESRDDKRPQLSDLRESGAIEQDADIILFLYRDDVYRKREEKAKEEKARKENQEYKSQFVEREIEPAEIIVAKNRNGEVKTVKIQFNKKFIRFEEPSLEEERDYKTRYETSQEYVDMSAPDMPVIQ; translated from the coding sequence ATGGAGAATTTAGGGCTTCACAATATTGAACGCTCGGTTTTGGCAACAATTTTTTTTAATCCTGATACTTTTGAAGATGTCTCTTCTGTGTTGCAAACAAAGGATTTTCATGATCCTTTTTTGAAGATGATTTTTGAGGCAATGCAAAAACAGCATGAGGCACAAAAGCCTATTGATCCTGATCTGCTCCTCCCCCTCTTATCTCAAAATAAAATTTTCAATGAAGAAGAATTTCTTTCTATATTGGCTCTTGCACCATTGGTGAATCTTGAGTTTTATCTTCAAGAGATTAGAAATGCTTCTCTTAAGCGCTCTCTTTATGCGATGGCCAATAATATTGCTCAATCATCACAAGATCAAAATAAAGATGCTCAAGAAGTATTAGAAGAAGCGGAGAGAGAACTTTATGAGCTTTCTTCTCATGGAGAGTTGAAAGATTTTAGACAATCTGAAGAAATTGTCCAAAGCACTTTGAGTTTGATTCAAGATATCAAGGCAAGAGGAAATAATCTCTTAATCGGACTTAATACAGGTTTTGCTGAGCTTAATCGTATCACAACAGGTTTTAATCCTGGAGAGTTGATCATCATTGGGGCGCGTCCATCAATGGGGAAAACGACATTTGTGCTTAATATGGTGCAAAAGTTTCTTGTCTCAGGTAAGGGTGTAGCATTTTTTAGTCTTGAAATGCAGGCTGAGCATTTGATGTTAAGAATGCTTTCTTCTAGCACATCCATCCCGCTTCAGCGTCTAAGAGTGGGGGATTTGAGTTCAGAAGAGTGGAGTAATCTTAGTCAGACTTCAGATCATACTGCCAAACTTCCTTTGTATATTGATGATAACTCATTTGTTAGCATTACACAATTGCGAAGCAAAATGCGTAAGCTCAAAAGCAAGCAACCTGATCTTGGCGTGTGTATTGTGGATTATCTGCAACTTATGAGTGGAAGCAAAAAGGGAGGAGGGGAAGCAAAACGACAAGAAGAGATCAGTGAAATTTCAAGAGGATTAAAAATCCTTGCGCGTGAATTGGAAATCCCCATTATCGCACTTAGTCAGCTTAATCGAATGCTGGAAAGTCGTGATGATAAACGCCCGCAACTTTCTGATTTGAGAGAATCGGGTGCGATTGAGCAAGATGCGGATATTATTTTGTTTCTTTATCGCGATGATGTGTATCGCAAAAGAGAAGAAAAAGCCAAAGAAGAAAAAGCTAGGAAAGAAAATCAGGAATACAAGTCGCAATTTGTAGAAAGAGAAATTGAACCAGCTGAGATTATTGTCGCCAAAAATAGAAATGGTGAGGTAAAAACTGTTAAAATTCAGTTTAATAAGAAGTTTATCCGTTTTGAGGAGCCTTCTCTTGAAGAGGAAAGGGATTATAAAACGCGTTATGAGACTAGTCAAGAATATGTGGATATGAGTGCTCCTGATATGCCAGTTATCCAATAA